A genomic stretch from Sulfurimonas sediminis includes:
- the secF gene encoding protein translocase subunit SecF — MEFFKYKQPIDFMGKSKIAMAVSIILILASYAILATKGLNYGIDFAGGTIVQVKYDTKAPIKAMREKLQADKLFDGASISEFGSPDEVVIRMKTSSASVAKDIGDVARAALQGTGNFTIRRVDIVGPKVGSELKEKGLMALFLSIAAILVYVAFRFEWRFAVASIAALVHDVSIAMGAVALFQIDVNLDVLAAILTLLGYSLNDTIIVFDRIREGITKSKKANLTEIINESITRTLARTTLTSLTTFFVVFTLFMFGGEIIHAFAFTLLVGIIVGTYSSVFVASPLLILFGFDVKNYHAKLAEKAKREAEKNRMREQFESGVM, encoded by the coding sequence ATGGAATTTTTTAAGTATAAACAGCCCATTGATTTTATGGGCAAATCAAAAATTGCAATGGCAGTTTCAATTATTCTTATCTTGGCTTCGTATGCGATTTTGGCGACAAAAGGACTAAATTACGGGATCGACTTTGCCGGAGGAACGATTGTTCAGGTGAAGTATGATACAAAAGCCCCTATCAAAGCGATGCGGGAAAAACTGCAGGCAGACAAACTTTTTGACGGTGCTTCCATCAGTGAGTTCGGTTCTCCGGATGAAGTTGTCATTCGTATGAAAACATCGAGTGCGAGTGTAGCAAAAGATATCGGTGATGTTGCCAGAGCAGCACTGCAGGGCACAGGCAATTTTACGATTCGCCGTGTTGATATTGTAGGTCCAAAAGTAGGTTCGGAGTTAAAAGAGAAAGGGCTTATGGCACTGTTTCTCTCAATAGCCGCGATTCTTGTTTATGTGGCATTTCGATTTGAGTGGCGATTTGCCGTTGCTTCTATAGCCGCGTTGGTGCATGATGTCTCCATTGCAATGGGTGCAGTGGCTCTTTTTCAGATTGATGTCAATCTTGATGTCCTTGCCGCCATCCTGACACTTTTGGGGTATTCGCTCAACGATACGATTATTGTCTTTGACCGTATTCGAGAGGGGATTACAAAATCCAAAAAAGCGAATTTGACGGAGATTATCAATGAATCTATCACAAGAACGCTTGCACGTACGACACTGACCTCTTTAACGACCTTTTTTGTGGTCTTTACACTCTTTATGTTTGGCGGAGAGATTATCCATGCCTTTGCATTTACACTTTTGGTAGGTATAATCGTAGGAACATATTCGTCCGTCTTTGTTGCTTCACCGTTGTTGATACTTTTTGGTTTTGATGTGAAAAATTATCATGCAAAACTGGCAGAGAAGGCAAAGAGAGAAGCAGAAAAAAACAGAATGCGCGAACAATTTGAATCAGGAGTAATGTAA
- a CDS encoding DUF6394 family protein, with protein sequence MDWGKVVYVFFSLMSLTSIAGFLYENTAISLFIAASVNLISTILKIGVRNLLSAELLASSLVADLHLIPAFVFLVIVQNDSWAIALAIGALIANVFSMGLVYIESSKTHEEY encoded by the coding sequence ATGGATTGGGGTAAAGTCGTCTACGTATTTTTTTCATTAATGAGTCTAACATCCATAGCGGGATTTTTGTATGAAAATACGGCTATTTCATTGTTTATAGCCGCAAGTGTGAATCTGATTTCAACAATTTTAAAAATCGGTGTGCGCAATCTGCTTTCCGCTGAGCTTTTGGCATCTTCTTTGGTGGCAGACCTGCACCTGATTCCGGCATTTGTCTTTTTGGTTATTGTACAAAATGACTCCTGGGCAATTGCTTTGGCAATCGGTGCATTGATTGCCAATGTTTTTTCAATGGGACTTGTTTACATTGAGAGCAGTAAAACACACGAAGAATATTAA
- the leuS gene encoding leucine--tRNA ligase has protein sequence MEYNAKNIEKKWQEYWKQNESFEPSEDFTKEKKYILSMFPFPSGRLHMGHVRNYSISDAFARYHRQQGKNVLHPIGFDSFGMPAENAAIKNGSHPKSWTYDNIDYMKNEFYSLGFSFSRKREFATSDELYTKFEQGFIIDMYNKGLLYREKGMLNWCPHDQTVLANEQVVDGCCWRCDTPIVKKDMNQYYFKITAYADELLNDLKKLEGGWPKQVLTMQENWIGKSNGLAFDLYFDEASQEKLSHTFEHFDVYTTRPDTIYGVSYTALAPEHEIVSYMIENKLLDADVIAKIETMKNTSSIERQKEKSGVALGLHVTHPLTGEKIPVWVANFVLMDYGSGAVMAVPAHDERDYDFAKKYDLPVKPVIKPFEAEHDFSKSAFTEVGELINSGEFTGMNSQEAQSKIIAMFEQKGLGKKTTNYKLKDWGVSRQRYWGAPIPFIHCDSCGLVMEKKENLPVALPDDVEITGEGNPLEKHPTWKHCKCPECGKDAMRETDTMDTFVESSWYFLRFCASPANWEKEAFSPEQIKYWMHQKGHEGVDHYIGGIEHAILHLLYARFFTKVFRDLGYIDLDEPFERLLTQGMVLKDGAKMSKSKGNTVDPDAIIEKYGADTARLFILFAAPPTQELEWNDSAVEGAYRFIKRFYERSANVFTCKEKPKINHADLSKEEKFARKKVYEALKRAEDVYNERYTFNTMIAGVMEAMNALNAQKNADVWTEGYWILSSIMEPVIPHTCHEISEKYFDLKNLAPQEIQEEVFVEESISLGVSVNGKKRGEIEVAADADKETIIAAAKENIAKWLEGKEIVKEIFVPKKLVNIVVKG, from the coding sequence GTGGAATATAACGCAAAAAATATAGAAAAAAAATGGCAGGAATACTGGAAGCAAAACGAAAGTTTTGAGCCGAGTGAAGATTTTACCAAAGAGAAGAAATACATTCTTTCGATGTTTCCGTTTCCAAGCGGACGCCTGCACATGGGACATGTGAGAAACTACTCTATCAGTGATGCTTTTGCCCGCTACCACAGACAGCAGGGTAAAAATGTACTCCATCCCATAGGCTTTGACAGCTTCGGAATGCCTGCTGAAAATGCTGCTATAAAAAACGGTTCACATCCTAAAAGCTGGACCTATGACAATATTGACTATATGAAAAACGAGTTTTATTCTCTGGGTTTCTCTTTCTCACGCAAACGTGAATTTGCCACAAGTGACGAACTTTATACGAAGTTTGAACAGGGCTTTATCATTGATATGTACAACAAAGGCTTGCTGTATCGTGAAAAAGGGATGCTCAACTGGTGTCCGCATGATCAGACTGTTTTGGCAAATGAACAGGTGGTCGATGGCTGCTGTTGGCGATGTGACACGCCGATTGTCAAAAAAGATATGAATCAGTACTATTTTAAAATTACAGCCTATGCAGACGAACTCTTAAATGATTTGAAAAAGCTTGAAGGCGGCTGGCCGAAACAGGTTTTGACTATGCAGGAAAACTGGATAGGAAAATCAAACGGACTTGCTTTTGACTTGTATTTTGATGAAGCAAGCCAAGAAAAACTTTCGCATACATTTGAGCATTTTGATGTTTATACAACAAGACCTGATACGATTTACGGTGTGAGCTATACGGCTTTGGCACCTGAACATGAAATTGTCTCTTATATGATTGAAAACAAACTGCTTGATGCGGATGTCATTGCAAAAATTGAGACTATGAAAAACACCTCTTCCATTGAACGGCAAAAAGAGAAATCAGGTGTCGCGCTTGGTTTACATGTAACGCATCCGCTCACAGGAGAAAAAATTCCTGTCTGGGTGGCAAATTTTGTCTTGATGGATTATGGAAGCGGTGCGGTTATGGCGGTGCCTGCACATGATGAGAGAGATTATGACTTTGCCAAAAAGTATGACCTGCCTGTAAAACCGGTTATCAAGCCTTTTGAAGCAGAACATGACTTTTCAAAATCTGCTTTTACAGAAGTCGGCGAGCTTATAAATTCCGGTGAATTTACTGGAATGAACTCTCAGGAGGCACAATCAAAAATCATAGCAATGTTTGAGCAAAAGGGTTTGGGCAAAAAGACGACAAACTATAAACTCAAAGACTGGGGCGTGAGCCGTCAAAGATACTGGGGTGCACCTATTCCTTTTATACATTGTGATTCGTGTGGCCTTGTTATGGAGAAAAAAGAGAATCTTCCTGTGGCTCTGCCGGATGATGTAGAGATTACAGGAGAGGGAAATCCTTTGGAAAAACATCCCACATGGAAACACTGTAAATGTCCGGAGTGTGGCAAAGATGCTATGCGTGAAACAGATACAATGGATACTTTTGTAGAATCTTCCTGGTATTTTCTGCGTTTTTGTGCATCGCCTGCAAACTGGGAAAAAGAGGCATTTTCACCTGAGCAGATAAAATACTGGATGCACCAAAAAGGGCACGAAGGTGTTGATCATTACATCGGTGGAATCGAACATGCGATTTTACACCTTTTATATGCGCGTTTTTTTACAAAAGTCTTCCGTGATTTGGGTTATATTGATTTGGATGAACCGTTTGAGAGACTTTTAACCCAGGGAATGGTACTCAAAGACGGAGCCAAAATGAGCAAATCAAAGGGAAATACGGTTGACCCTGATGCCATCATTGAGAAGTACGGTGCAGATACGGCACGTCTGTTTATACTTTTTGCCGCACCGCCGACACAGGAACTTGAATGGAATGACAGTGCTGTCGAGGGTGCCTACAGATTTATCAAAAGATTTTATGAGCGAAGTGCCAATGTCTTTACATGTAAGGAGAAGCCGAAAATCAATCATGCGGATTTGAGCAAAGAAGAGAAGTTTGCTCGTAAAAAAGTCTATGAAGCACTCAAACGTGCCGAAGATGTTTACAATGAAAGATATACATTTAATACGATGATTGCCGGTGTCATGGAAGCGATGAACGCACTCAATGCACAAAAAAATGCAGATGTATGGACGGAAGGATACTGGATACTCAGCTCGATTATGGAGCCGGTTATTCCCCATACCTGCCATGAAATCAGTGAAAAATATTTTGACTTGAAAAACTTAGCACCGCAAGAAATTCAAGAAGAAGTTTTTGTAGAAGAAAGCATCTCTTTGGGTGTTTCGGTTAACGGGAAAAAAAGAGGAGAAATTGAAGTGGCCGCTGATGCCGATAAAGAGACAATTATTGCAGCAGCAAAAGAAAATATTGCCAAGTGGCTTGAAGGCAAAGAGATCGTCAAAGAGATATTTGTGCCGAAAAAACTTGTCAATATTGTAGTCAAAGGCTAA
- the lptE gene encoding LPS assembly lipoprotein LptE, with amino-acid sequence MKKHPHFLKLVTFIVSLLLVSGCGYKPSSKYARSVIGSKIHTHVVISALDPQNTVLIKDAVDSAIVEIFHASLTDKSHADTTLNFSLTPPSYSPIQYNAQGYIIAYRAKIVLKIARESKNIKKTYTARGTYDFSVVPNAVITDQERFDAIKFSAIKAIASFVAQVSAEGSQL; translated from the coding sequence ATGAAAAAACATCCGCACTTTTTGAAGTTAGTTACTTTCATAGTATCTCTGCTTCTTGTAAGTGGGTGTGGCTATAAACCAAGTTCAAAGTATGCCAGAAGTGTCATTGGGTCAAAAATACATACACATGTTGTCATTTCAGCTCTGGACCCTCAAAATACCGTTTTAATAAAAGATGCAGTAGACAGCGCTATTGTGGAAATTTTTCATGCCTCTTTAACAGACAAATCCCATGCCGACACAACGCTGAATTTTTCTCTGACACCACCGAGTTATTCGCCAATTCAGTATAATGCGCAAGGGTATATTATTGCATATCGGGCAAAAATTGTTTTGAAGATTGCAAGAGAATCAAAAAATATTAAAAAAACGTATACGGCAAGAGGTACCTATGATTTTTCGGTTGTACCAAATGCTGTTATAACTGATCAGGAACGATTTGATGCGATAAAATTTAGTGCTATAAAAGCTATAGCATCTTTTGTTGCACAGGTCTCAGCAGAAGGATCACAACTATAA
- a CDS encoding GGDEF domain-containing protein encodes MTIQTIISKAVKRLKLEGKLLTPDFYAEAFCKEAQKANMQVEDCQHIDKFNAMLNKDLQKELKKYNIKTMHEFVRLLISKLNRTNPTQCSNLLESQTLLTKRILQVITVLHNKEASELAQKTLELIEHGAQPEQLDQFRQRWVNFLTTYDDAFLQKLKEYGDVDTRDLQKTIENLHLECVTAQENQSVNLQKISKLLIASFVPSIASSVNDTIATLSEKIQKNPELLEHESVENEIRSAISLRIALDKATVKEMVESIDGVLDKLSLRLIDMIESSDNSNAEIQKIKLELESYTEESTVNFALAHKKLFTIAVALEKNTHLLSKDLQGHSEEVKALSKKVRTLEKELEEAKQESKEDFLTKLYNKRALDEFLTMKEAEYKRYGHNFVIVMFDIDFFKKVNDTYGHEAGDAVLAAFAKILKKESRTVDIVGRFGGEEFLALLSETDLEGGVVFAQKVRQHVEKTRFVYKGKRIKVTVSAGVAQRNDHISLDATINSADEYLYKAKKEGRNRVEYKK; translated from the coding sequence ATGACTATACAAACAATCATAAGCAAAGCTGTTAAAAGATTAAAACTTGAAGGAAAACTACTGACTCCTGACTTTTATGCAGAAGCATTTTGCAAAGAGGCGCAAAAAGCAAATATGCAGGTTGAAGATTGTCAGCATATTGACAAGTTCAATGCCATGCTCAACAAAGATTTACAAAAAGAGCTCAAAAAATACAACATAAAAACGATGCATGAATTTGTGCGTTTGCTTATCTCAAAACTCAACAGAACCAACCCTACACAGTGTTCAAACCTGCTTGAATCCCAAACATTACTGACAAAAAGAATTCTGCAGGTTATTACTGTACTGCACAACAAAGAAGCGAGTGAGCTTGCCCAAAAAACCCTGGAACTTATAGAACATGGTGCCCAGCCTGAACAGCTGGACCAGTTTCGACAACGATGGGTCAATTTTTTAACTACTTATGATGATGCTTTTTTGCAAAAATTGAAAGAGTACGGTGATGTAGATACGCGGGACTTACAAAAAACTATTGAAAATTTACATTTGGAATGTGTCACTGCACAAGAAAACCAAAGTGTGAATCTACAAAAAATATCAAAACTTTTGATAGCTTCTTTTGTCCCTTCAATTGCATCAAGTGTCAATGACACAATTGCCACTTTGAGTGAAAAAATTCAGAAAAATCCTGAGCTGCTTGAACATGAAAGTGTTGAAAATGAAATCAGGTCAGCCATATCTTTGCGTATAGCACTTGACAAAGCAACTGTCAAAGAGATGGTAGAGTCTATTGACGGTGTTCTTGATAAACTTTCACTGCGCCTTATAGACATGATAGAGAGTTCTGACAACTCAAATGCCGAAATACAAAAAATAAAACTTGAGCTGGAATCTTATACGGAAGAATCAACTGTAAATTTTGCACTTGCACATAAAAAACTTTTTACAATTGCCGTTGCCTTAGAAAAAAATACACATCTTTTAAGTAAAGATTTGCAGGGACACAGTGAGGAAGTCAAAGCTTTGAGCAAAAAAGTCCGTACACTTGAAAAAGAGCTTGAAGAGGCCAAACAGGAGTCAAAAGAGGATTTTTTAACGAAGCTGTATAACAAGCGCGCGCTTGATGAGTTTTTAACGATGAAAGAGGCAGAGTACAAACGGTATGGCCACAATTTTGTCATTGTTATGTTTGATATAGACTTTTTTAAAAAAGTAAATGATACCTACGGGCATGAAGCTGGAGATGCGGTTTTGGCGGCATTTGCCAAAATACTCAAAAAAGAGAGCAGAACAGTAGATATAGTCGGTCGTTTTGGAGGCGAAGAATTTTTGGCACTTTTAAGTGAGACAGATTTGGAAGGTGGTGTGGTTTTTGCCCAAAAGGTGAGACAACATGTCGAAAAGACTCGTTTTGTATATAAAGGCAAGCGTATTAAAGTGACTGTGAGTGCCGGTGTCGCGCAACGAAATGATCATATTTCACTTGACGCGACGATAAATTCTGCCGATGAGTATCTGTATAAAGCAAAAAAAGAGGGAAGAAACAGAGTGGAGTATAAAAAATAA
- a CDS encoding bifunctional folylpolyglutamate synthase/dihydrofolate synthase, protein MLQEFLNHKPLYYDTIDYTRMPRVYAKIKASLKIPKIIHLVGTNGKGTTGRFLASALYSLGFSTGHYTSPHILTFNERIWFNGENVSDTRLNEAHQKLLSLLDHQDADSLSYFEYTTLLAVFLYQECDYIVLEAGLGGEHDATAVFENILTLVTPVGFDHEAFLGSDILSIATTKLNAMQKKVILSKQPHKEVMQIAKKIAQEKNIRVADYSELLEAQDKEKIEKIARYHKLAYYLKENLMLSVAALKSLGISYEAEDFKHAKLFGRLSQLETNILIDVGHNTLAARSIYESLKENKYILVYNSFKDKNYSEILTVLQPIIEHVEIIAVEDERIEESTKLKKAIEDLQIKHTSFQGIDADKNYLVFGSFSVVETFLKVHGG, encoded by the coding sequence GTGTTACAGGAATTTCTTAACCACAAACCATTGTATTATGACACCATAGACTACACCCGTATGCCCAGAGTATATGCAAAAATCAAAGCTTCATTGAAAATTCCAAAAATTATTCATCTTGTGGGAACAAACGGAAAAGGGACAACAGGACGTTTTTTGGCGTCAGCTTTGTACTCTTTGGGGTTTTCTACGGGGCATTATACCTCTCCTCATATACTGACTTTCAATGAACGCATTTGGTTCAACGGAGAAAATGTCAGTGATACACGCTTAAATGAAGCACATCAAAAGCTTTTGTCATTGTTGGACCACCAGGATGCAGATTCATTAAGTTACTTTGAATATACAACACTTTTGGCAGTTTTTTTGTATCAGGAGTGTGATTATATTGTTCTTGAGGCAGGGCTTGGCGGAGAGCATGATGCTACAGCGGTATTTGAAAATATTTTAACACTTGTGACACCGGTTGGTTTTGATCATGAAGCTTTTTTGGGGTCGGATATTTTGTCTATAGCAACGACAAAACTCAATGCCATGCAGAAAAAAGTCATTTTGTCCAAACAGCCACATAAAGAAGTGATGCAGATTGCCAAAAAAATCGCACAGGAAAAAAATATCCGTGTTGCAGATTACAGTGAACTTTTAGAGGCACAGGACAAAGAAAAGATTGAAAAAATTGCCAGGTATCATAAGTTGGCATACTATTTAAAAGAAAATTTAATGCTGAGTGTCGCGGCATTAAAGAGTCTGGGTATTTCGTATGAAGCAGAAGATTTTAAGCATGCAAAATTATTTGGCAGACTTTCTCAATTAGAGACAAACATACTGATAGATGTAGGGCACAACACACTGGCGGCTCGCTCAATTTATGAAAGTTTAAAAGAGAATAAATATATATTGGTTTATAATAGTTTTAAAGATAAAAACTACAGTGAAATACTTACTGTTTTACAGCCGATAATTGAACATGTGGAAATTATAGCAGTAGAAGACGAAAGAATAGAAGAGTCGACGAAACTCAAAAAGGCTATAGAGGATTTACAGATTAAACACACAAGCTTTCAAGGGATAGATGCAGATAAAAATTATCTTGTTTTTGGCTCCTTCAGTGTTGTGGAAACATTTTTGAAGGTGCATGGTGGATAA
- a CDS encoding M23 family metallopeptidase, which yields MVDNHFTVTIHDDNGVKQFNVHKFIKKAFLYAGLFLLSIVLIASGTILYLNASVDKLQSKKNEVAQAYKEMLRQNQALQKEMKRTTHSLLAKEKELDELSDSLSQIETLIGLKPLADESLAERVNMTMLSSSHRATLLELIPSGSPVKYHGITSKFGYRIHPTLHKKEFHRGSDMKAKFNTPVYATADGIVEWAGLHRRSGFGKLVILEHVYGFKSYFGHLNKIVVKSGQFVKKGDLIAYTGNSGLSNGPHLHYEIRFIHRALNPYYFIKWTQQNYDEIFKKEKKVPWQSLIMATSRIKVIKQMQTQQLSQPELKSKAK from the coding sequence ATGGTGGATAATCATTTTACAGTCACTATTCACGATGACAACGGTGTCAAGCAGTTTAATGTTCACAAGTTTATAAAAAAAGCTTTTTTGTATGCCGGACTTTTTTTACTGAGTATTGTACTGATTGCCTCAGGAACTATTTTGTATTTAAATGCCAGTGTGGATAAACTGCAGAGTAAAAAAAATGAAGTGGCACAGGCATATAAAGAGATGTTGCGTCAAAATCAAGCCTTGCAAAAAGAGATGAAGCGTACAACACATTCACTTTTGGCAAAAGAAAAAGAGCTTGATGAACTTTCAGATTCTTTGTCTCAGATTGAAACGCTCATAGGGCTCAAACCTCTTGCGGATGAATCTTTGGCCGAAAGAGTAAATATGACAATGCTCAGTTCATCGCACAGAGCAACACTGCTGGAACTCATCCCAAGCGGATCTCCTGTAAAGTACCATGGAATTACAAGCAAATTCGGCTACAGAATACACCCGACACTGCATAAAAAGGAGTTTCATCGTGGTTCTGACATGAAAGCGAAATTCAATACTCCTGTATATGCAACGGCTGACGGTATTGTTGAATGGGCAGGGTTGCACAGGCGCAGCGGTTTTGGAAAACTTGTCATACTCGAACATGTGTATGGTTTCAAATCGTATTTTGGACATTTAAACAAAATTGTGGTAAAGTCAGGACAATTTGTAAAAAAAGGTGATTTAATTGCCTATACGGGCAATTCTGGACTCAGTAACGGACCGCATTTACATTATGAAATACGCTTTATTCATCGAGCATTAAATCCGTATTATTTTATAAAATGGACACAGCAAAATTATGATGAAATTTTTAAAAAGGAGAAAAAGGTACCATGGCAATCTTTAATAATGGCAACCTCACGGATAAAAGTGATAAAACAGATGCAAACACAGCAATTGTCACAGCCGGAGCTAAAATCAAAGGCGAAATAG
- a CDS encoding bactofilin family protein has translation MAIFNNGNLTDKSDKTDANTAIVTAGAKIKGEIELTCNLYIDGELEGFIKSSKEVNVGKNGHVKGDITTKRLVVQGLVEGSIHADRVEIKAAGHVNGEITSLELVIEAKGIFQGNSIVKETGK, from the coding sequence ATGGCAATCTTTAATAATGGCAACCTCACGGATAAAAGTGATAAAACAGATGCAAACACAGCAATTGTCACAGCCGGAGCTAAAATCAAAGGCGAAATAGAACTTACATGTAATCTTTACATAGATGGAGAGTTGGAGGGGTTTATAAAGTCTTCCAAAGAGGTGAATGTCGGTAAAAACGGACATGTAAAAGGCGATATCACAACAAAGCGTCTCGTGGTTCAAGGCCTGGTTGAGGGGAGTATACATGCAGACCGTGTTGAGATAAAAGCGGCCGGACATGTAAATGGTGAAATCACCTCGCTTGAACTTGTCATAGAAGCCAAAGGTATTTTTCAGGGAAACTCGATAGTAAAAGAAACAGGAAAATAA